The Humulus lupulus chromosome 3, drHumLupu1.1, whole genome shotgun sequence genome window below encodes:
- the LOC133824620 gene encoding secreted RxLR effector protein 161-like produces MQKIPYSSVVGSLMYAQVCKHPDLVYIVGMLGRYLSDLGMDHWKATKRVMRYLQRTKDYILAYRKSENLEVIGYFNFDLAGCQDAKRSTSSYVYMLSGGAISLRSAKKLLIAPSNMATKFIACYEATNHAIWQWNFFTRL; encoded by the coding sequence ATGCAAAAGATTCCTTATTCTTCGGTTgttgggagtcttatgtatgctcaagtatgtaAGCATCCAGATTTGGTGTACATAGTGGGTATGTTGGGTAGATACTTAAGTGACCTAGGCATGGATCATTGGAAAGCAACCAAACGGGTTATGAGGTACTTACAAAGAACAAAGGATTACATTCTCGCCTATCGTAAGTCAGAAAATTTGGAGGTCATTGGGTATTTTAACTTTGATCTTGCGGGTTGCCAAGATGCTAAAAGATCCACTTCTAGCTATGTATACATGTTGTCAGGAGGAGCTATATCCTTGAGAAGTGCTAAGAAGTTACTCATAGCTCCTTCCAACATGGCAACAAAGTTCATAGCTTGTTATGAGGCAACCAATCATGCAATATGGCAGTGGAATTTTTTCACTAGGCTGTGA
- the LOC133824621 gene encoding uncharacterized protein LOC133824621 — translation MISPKEVIASVANIDANMNSIPVLNYTNFKSWKEKILLVLNCMNLDYALRKEQLASPTEKSSADEKANFEKWERSNRLSLMMLMHNIPEAFRGGMSDEVSVKDFLKEIEKSFAKNEKVEISKILADLVQMRYKGK, via the exons ATGATCAGCCCAAAGGAAG TTATTGCTTCTGTTGCTAATATTGATGCCAACATGAACTCGATTCCCGTGCTTAACTACACAAACTTTAAGAGCTGGAAAGAGAAAATTCTGTTGGTTCTCAACTGCATGAATTTAGACTATGCATTAAGGAAAGAACAACTTGCTTCTCCTACCGAGAAAAGTTCTGCTGATGAAAAGGCGAACTTTGAGAAGTGGGAACGTTCTAATCGCTTAAGTCTAATGATGCTAATGCACAACATTCCAGAAGCATTCAGGGGCGGTATGTCTGATGAGGTATCTGTAAAGGATTTCCTTAAAGAAATTGAAAAAAGTTTTGCAAAGAACGAAAAGGTTGAGATAAGCAAGATTTTAGCTGACCTTGTCCAAATGAGGTATAAAGGAAAATGA
- the LOC133821242 gene encoding SAC3 family protein A-like, translated as MEFAAYNLLYVILHSSNNIDLVSSMSRLSSEAKRDNAVRHALAVRAAVTSRNYVMFFRLFKTAPNLNTCLMDLYVEKMRFKAVCCISRSYRPTLPASYIA; from the exons ATGGAGTTTGCTGCATACAACTTACTATATGTTATCCTGCACTCTAGTAACAACATAGATCTTGTATCATCTATGTCGAG ATTATCAAGtgaagctaaaagagataatgcAGTAAGGCACGCTCTTGCAGTTCGGGCAGCTGTCACTTCTAGAAATTATGTTATGTTCTTCAGGCTCTTCAAAACAGCACCAAATTTGAACACTTGCCTGATGG ATCTATATGTTGAAAAGATGCGGTTTAAGGCAGTGTGCTGCATATCTCGATCATATCGGCCTACGTTACCTGCTTCTTATATCGCTTAG